A genomic stretch from Edaphobacter aggregans includes:
- the treZ gene encoding malto-oligosyltrehalose trehalohydrolase produces MHEFSVWAPWVSRVAVKVGEASYPMNGPNEQGWWKAGVESAGPGTDYAFLVEDDPTPYPDPRSAWQPHGVHGASRVYDQKAFAWQEEHWNAPPLSGAVIYEMHVGTFTQGGTFDSAIERLAHLVALGVTHLEIMPVAAFPGRHGWGYDGAAMYAVTEQYGGPDGLKRLVDACHREGLAVLLDVVYNHFGPVGNYTGKFGPYMTNRHHTPWGDAVNFEEAGSDEARRFFCDNALMWMRDYRIDGLRLDAVHEFVDRSAIHFMEQLTAEVEVLSSMLERRLVVIAESDLNDPRVVMPREAGGYGMDAQWNDDFHHALFTVLHVEDARKGYYEDFGSFERLAKSLTEIFVYDGVYSRYRKRTHGRPVRGLSAHRFIGFIQNHDQVGNRATGDRLEQVVGFERAKVAAGLMLTAPFLPMLFQGEEYAASTPFQYFADHDDPEMARAVSEGRRREFAAFGWDPAVIPDPEKVETFERSKLKWDEAGEGRHEEMMDWYRGLIRLRRSSISLNDGDPAHVKVEFDEEKRWLMMKRGLVKVICNLGDEPMTFGSLGGFRLVLASRDGVVVGGDSVMVPADGLAIVSAEKE; encoded by the coding sequence ATGCATGAGTTCTCTGTGTGGGCTCCTTGGGTGAGCAGAGTTGCGGTGAAGGTGGGCGAAGCGTCGTATCCGATGAATGGGCCGAATGAGCAGGGATGGTGGAAGGCTGGGGTGGAGAGTGCTGGGCCTGGGACGGACTATGCGTTTCTGGTGGAGGATGATCCGACGCCTTATCCTGACCCCCGCAGTGCCTGGCAACCGCATGGTGTGCATGGGGCTTCACGTGTGTACGACCAGAAGGCGTTTGCATGGCAGGAGGAGCATTGGAATGCGCCGCCTTTGTCGGGTGCCGTGATCTACGAGATGCACGTAGGTACGTTTACGCAGGGTGGGACCTTCGATTCGGCGATTGAGCGGCTGGCTCATCTGGTTGCGCTTGGCGTGACGCATCTGGAGATCATGCCGGTGGCGGCGTTTCCAGGACGGCATGGATGGGGGTATGACGGGGCTGCGATGTATGCGGTGACGGAGCAGTATGGCGGGCCAGATGGGTTGAAGCGGCTGGTGGATGCTTGCCATCGTGAGGGGCTGGCGGTGTTGCTCGATGTTGTCTACAACCACTTTGGGCCGGTGGGAAATTACACAGGCAAGTTTGGGCCGTATATGACGAACAGGCACCATACGCCGTGGGGTGATGCGGTGAACTTCGAAGAGGCGGGTAGCGATGAGGCGCGGAGGTTTTTTTGCGACAACGCGCTGATGTGGATGCGGGATTATCGCATTGATGGGTTGCGGCTGGATGCGGTGCATGAGTTTGTCGATCGGTCGGCGATTCATTTTATGGAGCAGCTCACGGCAGAGGTGGAAGTGCTCTCGTCGATGCTGGAGCGCCGTTTGGTGGTGATTGCGGAGAGCGATCTGAATGATCCGCGAGTGGTGATGCCGCGTGAGGCTGGCGGTTACGGGATGGATGCGCAGTGGAACGATGATTTTCATCATGCGCTGTTTACTGTGCTGCATGTGGAGGATGCGCGCAAAGGGTACTACGAGGACTTTGGGTCTTTCGAGCGGTTGGCGAAGTCGCTGACAGAGATATTTGTGTATGACGGGGTGTATTCGCGGTATCGGAAGAGAACGCATGGGAGGCCGGTGAGAGGGCTGTCGGCGCATCGGTTTATTGGGTTCATACAAAATCACGATCAGGTGGGGAATCGTGCGACGGGGGATCGTCTGGAGCAGGTTGTGGGGTTCGAACGGGCTAAGGTTGCGGCGGGGTTGATGCTGACAGCTCCGTTTCTTCCGATGCTCTTTCAGGGAGAGGAGTATGCGGCATCGACGCCGTTTCAGTATTTTGCGGATCATGATGATCCGGAGATGGCGAGGGCGGTGTCTGAGGGGCGGCGACGGGAGTTTGCGGCGTTTGGGTGGGATCCGGCGGTGATTCCTGATCCGGAGAAGGTGGAGACGTTTGAGCGGTCGAAGTTGAAGTGGGACGAGGCCGGGGAAGGCAGACATGAGGAGATGATGGATTGGTATCGCGGCCTGATTCGTTTGCGGCGGAGTTCGATCTCTCTGAATGATGGCGATCCGGCGCATGTGAAGGTGGAGTTCGATGAAGAGAAGCGGTGGTTGATGATGAAGCGCGGGCTGGTGAAGGTGATATGCAATCTGGGAGACGAGCCTATGACGTTTGGAAGTCTGGGGGGCTTCCGGCTTGTACTGGCGTCGCGTGACGGGGTTGTCGTGGGTGGGGACAGCGTGATGGTGCCTGCCGATGGACTGGCGATCGTGTCTGCTGAAAAAGAATAG
- the treY gene encoding malto-oligosyltrehalose synthase, with the protein MLRIPSSTYRLQLNKDFTFDDAAKVAEYLCALGVSHVYCSPYLQAASGSTHGYDVVSHQRVNEELGGAEGHERFCKKLGELHLGQVLDTVPNHMSLGKENRYWWDVLENGTSSRYASFFDIDWQPQEERLRNKVLVPILPDQYGRVLQAGGIKVVRQGNKFQVEASGQTLPVAPPSLPAILARAAEYAKSDTLSFLASSFGRLEAPEFVDRRRILARHRDKVVLYTLLERLCAEEAGVCGGIDKSLSELNANLDALDDFLNQQNYRLAYWKTSGQQISFRRFFDVNSLVGLRVEREHVFEESHALVLEWLRRGVLDGVRVDHPDGLRDPLEYLKRLREHAPDAWIVGEKILEPGEFLRESWPIQGTSGYDFLNAVGGVLVDSAGMVELGRVYQAFLGKQFAGQLTEFSAVAHEKKINVLQEALGSDVNRLTSLFVEICESNRNQRDFTQTEVRRAIRELAACFAIYRTYVVPDREEITDEDRAYIVQATECAKQKRQDVDAGLFDFLRDVLTMEVKGKQETEFVLRFQQFTGPVMAKGVEDTAFYCYNRLTGLNEVGNDPGCDGLSVAEFHAYCAKMQATHPVTMTALATHDTKRSDDVRARLAVLSEIPGRFGGVAQRWSRMNREFRTGEMPDRNTEYLYYQTLIGAWPLPVDRAQSYMLKAVREAKQQTTWVANNKEFEDALHLFVEKTLGHEPFLKELEQFVEKVKGPGRVNSLVQTLIKHTAPGVPDLYQGTELWDLSLVDPDNRRPVDFETRRRLLEELKVMKCEHVAARVMEGMEEGLPKLWVIHQALHLRRERPEWFDAEAAYAPLDVAGVKNEYVIAYLRGDSVATVVPRLTMKMEGAWRRTTVSLPEGQWRNRLTGEMVGGGRVAVEMLWKDFPVALLVREDISEGRGDA; encoded by the coding sequence GTGTTGCGAATTCCAAGTTCTACGTATCGCCTGCAATTGAATAAAGATTTTACGTTTGACGATGCGGCGAAGGTTGCAGAGTATCTGTGTGCGTTGGGGGTGTCGCATGTTTATTGCTCGCCTTATCTGCAGGCAGCGTCAGGGAGTACGCATGGTTATGACGTGGTCTCGCATCAGCGGGTGAATGAGGAGTTGGGTGGGGCTGAGGGACACGAACGGTTTTGCAAGAAGCTGGGTGAGCTTCACCTGGGACAGGTACTGGATACCGTGCCGAACCATATGTCGCTGGGGAAGGAGAATCGTTATTGGTGGGATGTGTTGGAGAACGGGACGTCGAGCCGGTATGCGTCGTTCTTCGATATCGATTGGCAGCCGCAGGAAGAGCGGCTAAGGAATAAGGTGCTGGTGCCGATTCTTCCTGACCAGTATGGGCGGGTGCTGCAGGCGGGCGGCATCAAGGTGGTGAGGCAAGGGAATAAGTTTCAGGTGGAAGCTTCTGGACAGACACTGCCGGTAGCTCCTCCGTCGTTGCCGGCGATACTGGCGCGGGCGGCTGAGTATGCGAAGTCGGATACGCTGAGTTTTCTGGCGTCGTCGTTTGGGCGGCTGGAGGCTCCGGAGTTTGTTGATCGCAGACGGATTCTGGCTCGGCATCGGGACAAGGTGGTGTTGTATACGCTGCTGGAGAGATTGTGCGCGGAAGAGGCTGGAGTCTGCGGGGGGATTGATAAATCGTTGTCGGAGTTGAATGCGAATCTTGATGCGCTGGATGATTTTCTGAATCAGCAGAACTACCGGCTGGCTTATTGGAAGACGTCGGGACAACAGATAAGCTTCCGCAGGTTTTTTGATGTGAACTCACTTGTGGGATTGAGGGTGGAGCGCGAGCATGTGTTTGAGGAGTCGCATGCGCTGGTGCTGGAGTGGCTGCGGCGTGGCGTGCTGGATGGTGTGAGGGTGGATCATCCGGATGGGTTGCGCGATCCGCTGGAGTATTTGAAGAGATTGAGAGAGCATGCGCCGGATGCGTGGATTGTGGGCGAGAAGATTCTTGAGCCGGGAGAGTTTTTGCGGGAGAGCTGGCCGATTCAGGGGACTTCGGGGTATGACTTTCTGAATGCTGTGGGTGGTGTGCTGGTGGATTCTGCGGGAATGGTGGAGTTGGGCCGCGTGTATCAAGCGTTTCTAGGTAAGCAGTTTGCGGGGCAGTTGACGGAGTTTTCGGCGGTCGCGCATGAGAAGAAGATCAACGTGCTGCAGGAGGCTCTGGGGAGCGATGTGAATCGGCTGACGTCGCTGTTTGTGGAGATATGCGAGAGCAACCGTAATCAGAGGGACTTTACGCAGACAGAGGTGCGGCGCGCGATTCGTGAGCTGGCGGCGTGCTTTGCGATCTATCGGACGTATGTGGTTCCAGATCGCGAAGAGATTACGGATGAAGACAGGGCTTATATCGTGCAGGCTACTGAGTGCGCGAAGCAGAAACGACAGGATGTCGATGCGGGGCTTTTCGATTTTCTTCGTGATGTGTTGACGATGGAGGTGAAGGGGAAACAGGAGACGGAGTTTGTGCTTCGGTTCCAGCAGTTCACGGGGCCAGTGATGGCTAAGGGTGTGGAGGATACGGCGTTCTATTGCTACAACCGGTTGACGGGTTTGAATGAGGTGGGGAATGATCCGGGGTGCGATGGTTTGAGCGTGGCGGAGTTTCATGCCTATTGCGCGAAGATGCAGGCGACGCATCCGGTGACGATGACGGCACTGGCAACGCATGATACGAAGCGAAGTGATGATGTGCGGGCGCGGCTGGCGGTGTTGTCGGAGATACCGGGGCGGTTTGGGGGCGTGGCGCAGCGGTGGTCGCGTATGAATCGTGAGTTTCGCACTGGGGAGATGCCGGATCGGAATACGGAGTATCTGTACTACCAGACCTTGATTGGTGCATGGCCTCTGCCGGTGGATCGTGCGCAGAGTTACATGCTGAAGGCTGTGCGTGAGGCGAAGCAGCAGACGACGTGGGTGGCGAATAACAAGGAGTTCGAGGACGCGCTGCATCTGTTTGTCGAGAAGACGTTGGGGCACGAGCCGTTTTTGAAAGAGCTGGAGCAGTTTGTCGAGAAGGTGAAGGGGCCGGGGCGGGTGAACTCGCTGGTGCAGACGCTGATCAAACATACAGCACCGGGCGTGCCGGATCTTTATCAGGGGACGGAGCTCTGGGATTTGAGTCTGGTCGATCCGGATAATCGGCGGCCTGTGGATTTTGAGACGCGGAGGCGGTTGCTGGAAGAGTTGAAGGTGATGAAGTGCGAGCATGTTGCTGCGCGGGTGATGGAGGGGATGGAGGAGGGACTGCCGAAGCTGTGGGTGATCCATCAGGCGTTGCATTTGCGGCGCGAGCGGCCGGAGTGGTTCGATGCTGAGGCGGCGTATGCTCCGCTGGATGTCGCGGGAGTGAAGAATGAGTATGTGATTGCGTATCTGAGGGGGGATTCTGTTGCAACGGTGGTGCCACGGTTGACGATGAAGATGGAGGGAGCGTGGCGCAGAACGACGGTGAGTTTGCCGGAGGGGCAGTGGCGGAATCGTTTGACGGGAGAGATGGTGGGCGGGGGAAGAGTTGCGGTGGAGATGCTCTGGAAAGATTTTCCGGTGGCGCTGCTGGTGCGTGAAGATATCAGTGAGGGACGTGGGGATGCATGA
- a CDS encoding glycoside hydrolase family 15 protein, with protein MAEQKTRRQKWLHAARIEDYCLIGDCETAALVSREGSIDWLCWPKFSSGACFAALLGTKEQGFWKIAPQAKVKDVQRRYEEHTLIVETAFETARGEVRVTDFMPPRGQYSDVVRVVRGVRGKVAMRMELAIRFDYGRTIPWVTSRGDEWQAVAGPDRVVLRTKAPLRGEGMMTVSEFTVGAREVLTFVLTYGSSLEKVPKKINARRALADTRRFWRGWTRRNAYRGPYADAVERSLITLKALTYRPSGGIVAAPTTSLPERIGGERNWDYRFCWLRDTAFTLLVLMQAGYVDEAVAWRQWLLRAAAGAPDQIQMIYGLEGERRIPEWVAKWLPGYEGSSPVRIGNGAAGQFQLDVFGEVAAALLRAPEAQDDIRVSATRLQASLINHLCDVWREPDEGIWETRGGRKHFTHSKVMAWLALDRAIEFHERFDGDGDVKRWKRERDRIHREVCEKGFNKRLNSFVQSYGARELDASCLRIMLVGFLPPDDPRIRGTVEAIEKHLMRDGLVLRYNTRTTDDGVHGDEGVFLACSFWMVTNLWLIGRKEDAKALYGRLLALRNDVGLLAEEYDPKKKRMLGNFPQALSHIALIHSAFAISGAWKPKPIKDHAHS; from the coding sequence GTGGCGGAGCAAAAGACAAGAAGGCAAAAGTGGTTACACGCCGCGAGGATTGAGGATTATTGCCTGATTGGTGATTGCGAGACGGCGGCGTTGGTGTCGCGAGAAGGGTCGATTGATTGGCTTTGTTGGCCGAAGTTTTCTTCGGGGGCTTGCTTTGCGGCTCTGTTGGGGACGAAGGAGCAGGGATTCTGGAAGATTGCTCCACAGGCGAAGGTGAAGGATGTACAGCGTCGATATGAGGAGCACACCTTAATTGTGGAGACGGCGTTTGAGACGGCTCGGGGAGAGGTGAGGGTTACGGACTTTATGCCTCCGCGGGGGCAGTACTCCGATGTGGTGCGCGTGGTGCGTGGTGTGCGGGGTAAGGTGGCGATGCGGATGGAATTGGCGATCCGGTTCGATTATGGTCGCACGATTCCGTGGGTGACGAGTCGAGGAGATGAATGGCAGGCGGTGGCGGGGCCGGACAGGGTGGTGCTGCGGACGAAGGCTCCGCTGCGTGGCGAGGGGATGATGACGGTGAGCGAGTTCACGGTGGGGGCTCGCGAGGTGCTGACGTTTGTGCTGACGTATGGGTCGTCTCTCGAGAAGGTGCCGAAGAAGATTAATGCACGAAGGGCGCTGGCCGATACGCGGCGATTCTGGAGGGGGTGGACGCGACGGAATGCCTATCGCGGGCCGTATGCGGATGCGGTGGAGCGCTCGCTGATTACGCTGAAGGCGCTGACGTATCGACCTTCGGGTGGAATTGTTGCCGCGCCTACGACTTCGCTTCCGGAGAGGATAGGCGGGGAGCGTAATTGGGATTATCGCTTCTGCTGGCTGCGTGATACGGCGTTTACGTTACTGGTGCTGATGCAGGCGGGTTATGTGGACGAGGCGGTTGCGTGGAGACAGTGGTTACTGAGAGCTGCTGCGGGGGCTCCAGATCAGATTCAGATGATCTATGGCCTTGAAGGGGAGAGGCGGATTCCGGAGTGGGTGGCGAAGTGGTTGCCGGGGTATGAGGGATCGTCGCCGGTGCGGATTGGGAATGGAGCAGCGGGACAGTTTCAGTTGGATGTGTTTGGAGAGGTGGCGGCGGCGCTGCTGCGGGCTCCGGAGGCGCAGGACGATATACGGGTTTCGGCGACGAGGTTGCAGGCTTCGCTGATCAATCATCTGTGCGATGTGTGGAGAGAGCCGGATGAAGGGATATGGGAGACGCGTGGGGGGCGCAAACACTTTACGCACTCGAAGGTGATGGCGTGGTTGGCGCTGGATCGCGCGATCGAATTTCATGAGCGCTTCGATGGTGATGGCGATGTGAAGCGGTGGAAGAGAGAGCGGGATCGGATTCATAGAGAAGTTTGCGAGAAGGGGTTCAATAAGAGGTTGAATAGTTTCGTGCAGTCGTATGGGGCGCGGGAGTTGGATGCGTCTTGTTTGCGGATTATGCTGGTGGGGTTTCTGCCGCCGGATGATCCGCGGATTCGCGGGACGGTGGAGGCGATTGAGAAACATCTGATGCGCGATGGACTTGTGCTTCGCTACAACACGCGCACGACGGACGATGGCGTTCATGGGGATGAGGGAGTTTTTCTGGCGTGCAGCTTCTGGATGGTGACGAATCTTTGGCTGATCGGACGGAAAGAAGATGCTAAGGCTCTTTACGGGCGGTTGCTGGCGCTGCGGAATGATGTTGGCCTGTTGGCGGAGGAGTACGACCCGAAGAAGAAGCGCATGCTGGGAAATTTTCCACAGGCTTTGTCGCATATCGCGCTGATTCACTCGGCGTTTGCGATTTCCGGCGCATGGAAGCCGAAGCCGATAAAGGATCACGCACATTCGTAA
- a CDS encoding glycoside hydrolase family 27 protein, whose amino-acid sequence MRSLLALALLLPLAAPTQTPAAKFAQKPYMGWSTWSFLRSKPTEEKVKAQVDSLFAAHLPDYGYRYINLDAGWTDGYDDHGVPKPNLTTFPSGMDGFGQYLHSRGLLFGVYLNPGVDQKLYDLNPIIEGTTAHIHDITDTTQPGSTHKGSYRIDFTKPAARAYINSIVQQFARWKVDFVKLDFVGPGGGNLPADNREELRQWHAAIQRSKRPIWLELSNWLSIDQAPLWRATSNGWRIENDIECYPCGRSTDPAIKGNLTIWSKVSERFADVRPWIRYAGPAGNGGEGGWNDFDSLELGNGDKDGITPAERQTMFTLWAISCAPLYLGTDLTHMDSADLTIITNRNLIAINQAGIPATPLDIQSLRNQIQQAWITLNPDGSAVLSLFNLGPDTATLKFNWREIDALRDTHFAAHPPKLTDLITNEAVPTPPEEINVTLDSHASRIFRLTPTH is encoded by the coding sequence ATGCGCTCCTTGCTCGCCCTGGCCCTCCTGCTCCCCCTCGCCGCTCCCACACAAACCCCCGCCGCCAAATTCGCCCAGAAACCCTACATGGGCTGGAGCACCTGGTCCTTCCTGCGCAGCAAACCCACCGAAGAAAAAGTCAAAGCCCAGGTCGACTCCCTCTTCGCCGCGCACCTCCCCGACTACGGCTACCGCTACATCAACCTCGACGCCGGATGGACCGACGGCTACGACGACCACGGCGTCCCCAAGCCCAACCTCACCACCTTCCCCAGCGGCATGGACGGCTTCGGCCAATATCTCCACTCCCGCGGCCTTCTCTTCGGCGTCTATCTCAACCCCGGTGTCGACCAGAAGCTCTACGACCTCAACCCCATCATCGAAGGCACCACCGCCCACATCCACGACATCACCGACACCACCCAGCCCGGCAGCACCCACAAAGGCTCCTACCGCATCGACTTCACCAAACCCGCCGCCCGCGCCTACATCAACTCCATCGTCCAGCAGTTCGCCCGCTGGAAGGTCGACTTCGTCAAACTCGACTTCGTAGGCCCCGGCGGCGGCAACCTTCCCGCCGACAACCGCGAAGAGCTCCGCCAATGGCACGCCGCCATCCAGCGCTCCAAGCGCCCCATCTGGCTTGAGCTCTCCAACTGGCTCTCCATCGATCAAGCCCCCCTCTGGCGAGCAACCTCCAACGGCTGGCGCATCGAAAACGATATCGAGTGCTACCCCTGCGGCCGCAGCACCGACCCCGCCATCAAAGGCAACCTCACCATCTGGTCCAAAGTCTCCGAGCGCTTCGCCGACGTCCGCCCCTGGATTCGCTATGCAGGCCCCGCAGGCAACGGCGGCGAAGGCGGCTGGAACGACTTCGACTCCCTCGAGCTAGGCAACGGCGACAAAGACGGCATCACCCCCGCCGAACGCCAAACCATGTTCACCCTCTGGGCCATCTCCTGCGCCCCGCTCTACCTCGGCACCGACCTCACCCACATGGACTCCGCCGACCTCACCATCATCACCAATCGCAACCTCATCGCCATCAATCAAGCAGGCATCCCCGCCACCCCGCTCGACATCCAGAGCCTCCGCAACCAGATCCAGCAAGCCTGGATCACCCTCAACCCCGACGGCTCCGCAGTCCTCTCGCTCTTCAACCTCGGCCCCGACACTGCCACCCTCAAATTCAACTGGCGCGAGATCGACGCCCTCCGCGACACCCACTTCGCCGCCCACCCACCCAAACTCACCGACCTAATCACCAACGAAGCCGTCCCCACCCCACCCGAAGAAATCAACGTCACCCTCGACTCCCACGCCTCCCGGATCTTCCGCCTAACCCCAACCCACTGA
- a CDS encoding multicopper oxidase family protein: MNPSQLSRRTFLGAAGALTGGFLVGSALHARAARVGVGLELQAEGAADYTLTIATKPVEIAPKRIVSITTYNGQFPGPLLRFKEGKQAVIDVRNDTDTPEQLHWHGQMIPADVDGAAEEGTPFIPPHGTRRIVFMPRPAGFRFYHTHVRAEANLSAGQYGGLVGPVYVEPKDHAGAYDREVFLTMKEFEPIFSRGGDMAMDFLAPAATVKGLRDKGESAMRASLAKGVPHGFEVGYDSFTINGKMLGHGEPIRVKQGERVLFHVLNGSAGEIRSLALPGHTFTIVAMDGNLLSRPVSVPVLWLGTAERISAIVTMNHPGVWVMGDLADDDRGHGMGIVIEYAGVKGKAQWIAPRPFRWNYARFGRMGVSAAEPDESFEMLFEKKNAALDGFNEWTINGIAYPRDQMMTPASFHLREGKRYRLRMRNASDDIHPVHLHRHTFEVTRVGGQVTSGLMKDVVMVGGYQEVEIDFVANNPGPTLFHCHQQLHMDFGFMSLFDYARES; encoded by the coding sequence ATGAATCCTTCTCAGCTCTCGCGCCGAACCTTTCTTGGTGCGGCAGGTGCGCTCACGGGTGGCTTTCTGGTGGGGTCTGCGCTGCATGCGCGGGCAGCGCGAGTTGGTGTGGGGCTCGAGTTACAGGCTGAGGGAGCGGCTGACTACACGCTTACGATTGCGACGAAGCCGGTTGAGATTGCTCCTAAGCGCATCGTGTCGATTACAACCTACAACGGGCAGTTTCCGGGGCCGCTGCTTCGCTTCAAGGAGGGTAAGCAGGCGGTGATCGATGTGCGTAATGACACCGACACGCCGGAGCAACTTCACTGGCATGGGCAGATGATTCCGGCTGATGTGGATGGGGCGGCTGAGGAAGGCACACCGTTTATCCCACCCCATGGCACGCGTCGGATTGTGTTTATGCCGCGTCCTGCCGGGTTTCGGTTCTATCACACACACGTTCGGGCGGAGGCCAATCTGAGCGCTGGACAGTATGGCGGTCTTGTTGGGCCAGTGTACGTCGAACCGAAGGATCATGCTGGCGCGTATGACCGTGAGGTCTTTCTCACGATGAAGGAGTTCGAGCCTATCTTTAGTCGTGGCGGAGACATGGCGATGGATTTTCTTGCTCCGGCGGCAACGGTAAAGGGTCTTAGGGACAAGGGAGAGAGCGCGATGCGGGCCTCATTGGCCAAGGGGGTGCCGCACGGCTTTGAGGTGGGATACGACTCTTTCACGATCAATGGCAAGATGCTAGGCCATGGAGAGCCGATTCGGGTGAAGCAGGGGGAGCGTGTTCTCTTTCATGTGCTGAATGGAAGTGCAGGAGAGATACGGAGCCTTGCACTGCCGGGACATACATTCACGATTGTTGCGATGGACGGCAATCTGCTGTCCAGGCCGGTGAGCGTGCCTGTGCTGTGGCTGGGCACGGCGGAACGTATTTCCGCAATAGTGACGATGAATCATCCGGGCGTGTGGGTGATGGGCGATCTTGCGGATGATGATCGCGGTCACGGCATGGGGATCGTGATTGAGTATGCGGGAGTGAAGGGGAAGGCGCAGTGGATCGCTCCCAGGCCATTTCGCTGGAACTATGCGCGGTTCGGGCGCATGGGTGTGAGCGCTGCTGAACCTGATGAGAGCTTTGAGATGCTCTTTGAGAAGAAGAACGCGGCTTTGGATGGATTCAATGAGTGGACGATTAATGGCATTGCGTATCCGCGTGATCAGATGATGACGCCGGCTTCCTTTCATCTGCGTGAGGGCAAACGATACAGATTGCGCATGCGCAATGCAAGCGATGATATTCATCCCGTGCATCTGCACAGGCATACGTTTGAGGTGACGCGGGTTGGCGGTCAGGTTACGAGTGGCTTGATGAAAGATGTGGTTATGGTTGGCGGATATCAGGAGGTTGAGATCGACTTTGTTGCGAATAATCCGGGGCCGACGCTCTTTCATTGTCATCAGCAACTGCACATGGATTTTGGTTTTATGTCGCTGTTTGATTATGCTCGTGAGTCCTGA